One genomic segment of Clavelina lepadiformis chromosome 3, kaClaLepa1.1, whole genome shotgun sequence includes these proteins:
- the LOC143448880 gene encoding cubilin-like, translating into MLFVTLIIPFVFASVNACHYQLQPKLMKAHDYMSECLSNKTGYPVKAWSSIFKFVVLDTKWFQTTLENVCAESKYRFTRSCWKSHIKEIFRTNSSLYPITLQCMDGYKTKATQPTVSEQSINGWPNEDEMCLKQNATAYEMYINCFNSSLRNAGFENVVELPPILWFVQNHWVCDKTIPGSCSPKIPGTCPISKWPRFLQDITKPSSLLKMLISGCNEELFNRPSGGCKQQRLVEKWKWYSIRSPGYPNVMGENDYDCTYAIKPKRFFKLEMKIIVDTEKCCDFVTIFFPNSTILAKLSGKVKRTFLLDSHENSVNVNFHTDESVTSKGFVLRYRKVCRFNLKSTTSMQKTFPPTFKQLSSGTVFGEEIKCIWTIKAPSGEQVFLRFDKIHLENADRMEVFDGPVRLRMLEETDSRKDSIKSQNGMLIIHYQSNSTKIGNGFHASFATANSCGGSFAANNNWQEIVGEAFHVGGNNILPCWWNITASPGYAILLKMNSKIRKYGKSRNGQRIEVFENRNRVYSVYDKNFYFASNGNQLLIHQNYSRNGSVGFVVSFKQEMCNVTILLANSVRRTVQFAYFPSINRRHICTYTVRSTPERKIHLTLKTYELKSNYLEVFSGNISLGRADLTGPPYIHRLTSIDNEIQLRYVIQGSMFLTEFNQFTPNCGSSLIANANYQDIFSPGNPSRHIVRCGCEWIITASPGKQIVLTIFDSQGTQDSSFIRVYDKLLPLGTYATPRFLDVTLVSSTNLVRIQYRQKADGEFKGFQATYKETINMGWNDVKAFGGTISTEKMFMNTSMCLSNKHHFWNIYTSRDYRIKFTIESVRFSTANSFLQIQDSSSRIGWLHQNSSVPRNFLTSTHTLRVCYYTDDCSSPEKEHFVATIKQVCQKDINIFGSGRRDKGIFTKMFDKNETTDCHYNFVTAFGSKIQLTLYNISIRDGYINVTAGNQTLYHYTGSSSGSPTTATLISPRNKMTLHYHAPIKSSSNGFRMRYEKARMPNMMQLVKRVD; encoded by the exons atgttgtttgtcaCTTTAATAATTccttttgtttttgcttcagTGAATG CTTGCCATTATCAACTGCAGCCCAAGCTGATGAAGGCGCATGATTACATGTCTGAGTGCCTATCTAACAAA ACAGGATACCCTGTCAAGGCTTGGAGTTCCATTTTCAAGTTTGTCGTGCTGGATACAAAATGGTTTCAAACAACTTTAGAAAATGTTTGCGC tgAAAGCAAATATCGTTTTACACGTAGTTGTTGGAAATCGCATATTAAAGAGATTTTTAGAACCAATTCGTCGCTTTATCCTATAACGTTGCAATGTATGGATGGATACAAGACTAAAGCAACCCAACCTACCG TTTCAGAACAATCCATTAACGGATGGCCTAATGAGGATGAAATGTgtctaaaacaaaatgcaacagCATACGAAATGTATATAAACTGTTTCAATAGTTCATTGAGAAATGCCGGTTTCGAAAATGTCGTGGAGTTGCCGCCGATATTGTGGTTTGTTCAAAATCACTGGGTTTGTGACAA AACGATTCCAGGGAGTTGTTCACCGAAGATACCAGGAACCTGCCCGATCTCAAAATGGCCTCGTTTTTTACAGGACATAACAAAACCATCATCcttgttaaaaatgttgatCAGTGGATGTAACGAAGAACTTTTTAACCGGCCTTCAGGCG GTTGCAAACAACAACGGCTGGTAGAAAAATGGAAATGGTATTCCATAAGATCACCCGGTTACCCTAATGTAATGGGAGAAAATGATTATGACTGCACGTATGCAATCAAGCCCAAGCGTTTCTTTAAACTGGAAATGAAAATCATCGTTGACACCGAAAAATGCTGTGATTTTGTTACA ATCTTTTTTCCAAACTCGACCATCCTGGCAAAGTTGTCCGGAAAAGTAAAACGAACGTTTCTTCTAGATAGCCATGAAAACAGTGTCAATGTCAATTTCCATACAGATGAAAGTGTTACCAGTAAAGGTTTCGTACTTCGCTATAGAAAag TGTGTAGGTTCAATCTCAAGAGCACCACGTCAATGCAGAAAACATTTCCACCAACATTCAAACAACTCAGCAGTGGTACAGTATTTGGcgaagaaataaaatgtatttggACTATCAAAGCGCCTTCAGGCGAACAAGTTTTTTTGCGTTTTGACAAAATTCATCTTGAAAACGCAGACCGTATGGAG GTATTTGATGGACCTGTGAGATTAAGGATGTTGGAAGAAACAGACTCCAGAAAAGACTCAATTAAATCTCAAAACGGAATGTTGATAATTCACTACCAGAGCAATTCAACGAAAATAGGAAACGGCTTTCACGCTTCCTTCGCAACAG CTAACAGTTGTGGCGGCAGTTTCGCTGCTAACAACAACTGGCAGGAAATTGTCGGAGAAGCTTTCCACGTTGGCGGCAATAACATTCTTCCATGCTGGTGGAATATCACCGCTTCACCTGGTTACGCAATCTTGCTTAAAATGAATTCCAAGATCCGAAAATATGGCAAATCGAGGAATGGCCAACGAATTGAG GTTTTTGAAAACCGAAACAGGGTTTACAGTGTTTAcgataaaaacttttactttgcttCAAATGGAAATCAACTGTTAATTCACCAGAATTACAGTAGAAATGGATCGGTTGGATTTGTCGTATCCTTTAAGCAag AGATGTGTAATGTTACAATATTGTTGGCTAACTCTGTCAGAAGAACTGTTCAATTTGCCTACTTTCCGTCGATAAATAGACGTCACATTTGTACATACACCGTTCGTTCTACACCGGAAAGGAAGATTCATTTGACGTTAAAAACATATGAGCTAAAAAGCAACTACTTAGAG gtatttagtgGCAACATCAGTCTTGGACGCGCTGATCTCACAGGTCCACCATATATACATCGCTTGACTTCTATCGACAACGAAATTCAACTGCGATATGTCATCCAAGGGAGCATGTTTCTCACAGAGTTTAACCAAT TTACTCCAAATTGTGGCTCCAGTCTGATTGCCAACGCGAATTATCAAGATATTTTTTCACCGGGAAATCCTTCCAGGCACATTGTAAGATGCGGATGTGAATGGATAATAACAGCGTCTCCAGGCAAGCAGATTGTTCTAACCATCTTTGACTCGCAAGGAACTCAAGATTCAAGTTTCATTCGA GTGTATGATAAACTGTTACCTCTGGGGACGTACGCTACACCGCGATTTCTAGACGTTACCCTTGTATCGTCAACTAACCTAGTAAGAATACAATATCGTCAGAAGGCTGATGGAGAATTCAAAGGATTTCAGGCAACATACAAAGAAa CAATCAATATGGGATGGAATGATGTTAAAGCTTTTGGTGGAACGATTTCGAccgaaaaaatgtttatgaacaCTTCCATGTGTCTTAGTAACAAGCATCACTTTTGGAACATTTACACATCTCGCGATTACAGGATTAAATTTACAATCGAAAGTGTTCGATTTTCAACCGCAAACAGCTTCCTACAG ATTCAGGATAGCAGTAGTAGAATAGGATGGTTACATCAAAACTCCAGTGTTCCTCGAAACTTTTTAACATCTACACATACACTACGTGTTTGTTATTACACGGATGATTGTAGTTCACCTGAAAAAGAACATTTCGTCGCGACTATTAAGCAAG TTTGCCAAAAGGACATCAACATTTTTGGGTCAGGCAGACGTGATAAAGGgattttcacaaaaatgttcgacaaaaatgaaacaaccGATTGTCATTACAATTTCGTCACCGCCTTTGGATCGAAAATACAGTTGACTTTATATAATATCTCGATACGTGATGGTTACATTAAC GTAACTGCCGGCAACCAAACTCTCTATCACTACACGGGCTCCTCTAGTGGTTCGCCAACAACTGCAACGTTGATATCTCCACGAAATAAGATGACTCTGCATTATCACGCTCCTATAAAATCCAGCTCGAATGGATTTCGGATGAGATACGAAAAAGCGAGAATGCCGAACATGATGCAGCTAGTTAAACGTGTTGATTAA
- the LOC143448879 gene encoding cubilin-like isoform X2, producing MKVLVITLLALACLSAVEGCRFQEELQSRRQRTKTQKTRWLRPYFAKCLSKKAGRMYKSWESIVDFVVLDSYWFHSTEADFCSPSYGNDHACCWKMNIERIFRPESTIKPLTIECIDEYASHIQQPTGGNAVGPVTEISCLHRNTTLRRQYEDCFTLSLQEEKDRQQFEVESVVAFVEDHWACDRSVPGSCSPKFNFTCHPASWLRRMTTFTEPNTPLRRILMDCNAKVFPGASAEECWHVLKANGTQTHVMTSQGYPKQLHDVDCSYEFQAQLGFTLEITVEVDIEECCDFLEVTSENDKLIAKLSGNVKRTFRSYPGESFIYMEYHTDENIGGKGFRASWRNVCEYKRVASARHYSPKLYPPFYGYASQDTLPTFDKELECTWVVTAPPGEQIHDGLIDLGSFALTNARGVPIRSQHGMLTLRYQTNSTVYGNGFLANYGTATRRAPCGNARNASDAWQHFSTCKLTKKGNKALRCFWQITASEGYAVVVNISSIVTAKPSVHRQKVQVFDGLSALQSFFNESHMYVSSKSNLAIQLLSHEWRTFGLRASYRQLPCNVTYNLTGSASMKLASPDYEGFPFNIYQRCTYTLHAQPGKKIRMTLKTFTKTGFVNIKSGHVNFGRVTGLQKSIHLTSSGSTLQLHYTAARAKTAKTRGFFATYRQFTPKCGTVLIANSSSQVFLSPGYPNMENTNCEWIITAATKMNVMLNLVDFEMDTTSALFVFDQMLSLGKYTGSGSNVTLVSSADVLRLRFRNKGSARGHRSFLATFNEVANAGWNARLVPGNMSGWSYMRCSSKHCSGEQDNFWNFQAGKYYKHVELIVTQASLQTSDSFLQIMDDTKIVAKLNGNHSFPQTIKSSTSVLRVYFHSIFGFPNNTFTAEVKTICVEDYAVGPSTQLIYFPDINSNKLIVDCKYNFITETGSRIELTVTDKTKIRNDIVKILEGNETLYSLEGYYQHSLSDQTSYYNATVRSTRNKLTLHRLTFIRSPSEGFVAQYKNV from the exons GTTGCCGATTCCAGGAAGAATTGCAATCGAGACGACAACGAACGAAAACACAGAAAACGAGGTGGCTGAGACCTTACTTCGCTAAATGTCTTTCAAAGAAG GCGGGTAGAATGTACAAGTCGTGGGAATCAATCGTTGATTTTGTGGTCTTGGATAGCTACTGGTTTCATTCCACAGAAGCAGATTTTTGCAG TCCATCTTATGGTAATGACCATGCGTGTTGTTGGAAAATGAACATTGAGCGTATCTTCCGACCAGAGTCAACGATAAAACCATTAACTATCGAATGTATTGATGAATACGCATCACACATACAGCAGCCAACTG GCGGAAATGCCGTCGGTCCTGTCACTGAAATAAGTTGTCTTCATAGAAATACAACACTCAGGCGCCAGTATGAAGATTGCTTCACACTTTCATTGCAAGAAGAGAAAGACAGGCAGCAGTTTGAAGTAGAATCTGTAGTTGCTTTTGTGGAAGATCACTGGGCATGTGACAG ATCGGTTCCTGGAAGTTGTTCTCCAAAGTTTAACTTCACGTGTCACCCCGCTTCCTGGCTTCGAAGAATGACGACCTTTACCGAGCCCAACACTCCTCTTCGTCGTATTTTGATGGATTGTAACGCAAAGGTATTCCCGGGCGCGTCTGCAG AGGAGTGCTGGCACGTGCTTAAAGCCAATGGAACACAAACTCATGTAATGACATCACAAGGTTATCCTAAGCAACTTCATGACGTTGATTGCTCCTACGAATTTCAAGCCCAGCTTGGCTTTACATTGGAGATCACTGTTGAAGTGGACATCGAAGAATGTTGTGATTTTCTTGAG GTTACTAGCGAAAACGATAAACTTATTGCAAAACTTTCGGGCAATGTGAAAAGAACGTTCAGGAGTTACCCCGGTGAAAGCTTCATCTACATGGAATATCATACTGATGAGAACATCGGAGGTAAAGGATTCCGAGCAAGCTGGAGAAATG TTTGCGAGTATAAACGTGTGGCTTCTGCACGCCATTACAGTCCAAAGTTGTATCCGCCTTTCTACGGGTACGCATCTCAAGACACACTGCCAACGTTCGACAAAGAACTGGAATGCACATGGGTTGTAACTGCACCACCTGGGGAACAA ATACACGACGGACTCATCGACCTGGGTAGTTTTGCATTGACAAACGCAAGAGGAGTTCCCATACGGTCTCAGCACGGGATGCTGACATTGCGGTACCAAACCAATTCTACCGTTTACGGAAACGGGTTTCTAGCAAACTATGGAACAG CAACACGACGAGCCCCATGTGGGAATGCACGCAATGCATCTGACGCATGGCAGCATTTTTCGACGTGTAAACTCACGAAGAAAGGTAACAAAGCTTTACGGTGTTTCTGGCAAATAACTGCAAGTGAAGGCTACGCGGTAGTAGTCAACATATCGTCCATTGTCACGGCAAAACCATCTGTCCACCGACAAAAAGTGCAG GTCTTTGATGGTTTATCCGCCCTACAAAGCTTTTTTAACGAAAGTCACATGTACGTGTCCAGCAAAAGCAATCTAGCCATTCAACTTTTATCCCATGAGTGGCGAACATTTGGATTAAGAGCCTCATACAGACAAC TTCCTTGCAACGTCACTTACAATCTCACCGGTTCCGCTTCGATGAAGCTTGCCTCGCCTGACTACGAAGGTTTTCCTTTCAATATTTACCAACGATGCACTTACACTTTGCACGCCCAACCTGGCAAGAAGATACGAATGACTTTGAAAACGTTTACTAAAACAGGATTTGTGAAT attaaaAGTGGTCACGTCAACTTTGGCCGCGTCACTGGTCTCCAGAAAAGCATACACTTGACTTCGAGCGGAAGCACGTTGCAACTGCATTACACTGCAGCCAGGGCAAAGACTGCAAAAACAAGAGGATTTTTCGCTACATACCGACAAT TCACGCCAAAGTGTGGGACAGTATTGATTGCCAATTCTTCTTCTCAAGTTTTCTTATCTCCTGGTTATCCGAACATGGAAAACACCAACTGTGAATGGATAATCACCGCAGCCACTAAGATGAATGTGATGCTTAATCTTGTTGATTTCGAAATGGATACGACCAGCGCCTTATTt GTTTTTGATCAGATGCTCAGTTTGGGAAAATACACTGGGTCAGGAAGTAACGTAACACTCGTATCATCAGCAGACGTTTTGAGATTACGATTTAGAAATAAAGGTTCTGCACGTGGTCACAGAAGTTTTCTCGCAACGTTCAACGAAG TTGCCAACGCTGGATGGAACGCTCGCCTAGTGCCTGGGAACATGAGCGGGTGGTCTTATATGCGCTGCTCATCGAAACATTGTAGCGGTGAACAAgacaacttttggaatttTCAGGCgggaaaatattacaaacaCGTTGAGCTAATTGTCACACAAGCAAGCTTACAAACTTCAGATAGCTTCTTGCAG ATTATGGATGATACCAAAATTGTGGCAAAATTAAACGGAAATCATAGTTTTCCACAAACAATCAAGTCTTCCACTTCCGTTCTTCGTGTGTACTTTCATTCGATTTTTGGTTTTCCAAACAACACCTTCACAGCAGAAGTGAAAACGA tttgtgTAGAAGACTACGCGGTCGGACCAAGCACGCAGCTAATCTACTTTCCCGACATAAACTCAAATAAGTTAATTGTCGACTGCAAGTATAATTTTATCACAGAAACCGGATCTAGAATTGAACTGACAGTAAcggataaaacaaaaataaggaACGACATCGTGaaa ATCTTAGAAGGCAATGAGACGTTGTATAGTCTGGAAGGATACTACCAACACAGTCTCTCTGACCAAACAAGCTACTACAACGCAACAGTACGGTCGACCCGAAACAAACTGACATTGCATCGATTGACTTTTATCCGTTCACCTTCTGAAGGCTTTGTAGCTCagtacaaaaatgtttaa
- the LOC143448881 gene encoding cubilin-like: protein MAVTVLFSAVFISLLIVQRINGQACEENLTATLNEQVLTSPNYPNRHPNNLNCVWTIKVPVNSSAQVLITLTDLHTEQCCDHLEIYDGDTLIADRFKGERTGEYPMVSSTGMLRVQFRSDGSVAYTGFRATFRTALNCGGILNASDTVSHFSTPFYPDPHPHNMDCFWVLKASPKKKVDLTIAEGKTDECCDYLDIYQGTKLLERLKGTFSTPKVYSEHKLFVYFHSNSNTARDGFRAFYKEFSCGGEYDIMDEATNVMTSPNYPNNTEHNLNCTYTFKAQPGFRIELTMEVDTEACCDYIEVYDGREKIGRLAGKIPHTNVASTGQFLTLVYISDSTLPSNGFRTRYRQFLPGCGFTKVATNDYQSFNSPGYPRQYLSNMKCDWVFSAYADQQIVLTITELETEECCDFVQIFDGLKVIGKLSGTLSSPITLVSNGRNLRVRLSTDSANEAKGFKAKFKLGENCGSEKSATIRSTNTLSTPNYPVDHADNLDCLWTVKAPDGLQVLINITEGETETCCDYIQIMDGLKPLGNVRGQINTVQSFTSSSNVARVYFHSDDSGTRDGFRASYAAVCIKYINVNSTMPTSFSSPNYPGHSPHNTRCNYYFTSAPGTAIELAFSEIDTENCCDYLEVYKDDTTQRYKGSPTAPTIQSTSNTIRLYYYTDSSVGSKGFQLMYRQI from the exons ATGGCAGTGACGGTTTTGTTTTCGGCAGTATTTATTTCGCTGCTAATTGTTCAGCGTATAAACGGACAAG CATGTGAGGAAAACCTGACGGCGACGCTGAACGAGCAAGTGCTTACGTCACCAAACTATCCAAACAGGCATCCAAATAATCTCAATTGCGTTTGGACAATCAAAGTGCCAGTTAATTCCTCCGCTCAAGTTTTGATAACCTTGACAGATCTTCACACCGAACAATGCTGCGACCATTTAGAG ATATACGATGGTGACACGCTGATTGCAGACAGATTTAAGGGAGAACGTACCGGTGAATATCCAATGGTGTCTTCGACTGGAATGTTGCGAGTCCAGTTTCGAAGCGACGGCAGCGTGGCTTACACAGGCTTTCGGGCTACTTTTCGAACAG cgTTAAACTGCGGGGGAATACTCAACGCGAGCGACACAGTAAGCCACTTCTCCACGCCGTTTTACCCCGATCCTCACCCACACAACATGGACTGCTTTTGGGTTTTGAAAGCATCACCTAAAAAAAAGGTTGATCTGACGATTGCAGAAGGAAAAACAGACGAATGCTGTGATTATCTTGAC ATCTACCAGGGAACAAAGTTGCTGGAGAGATTGAAGGGGACCTTTTCAACACCAAAAGTATATTCCGAACATAAGTTATTTGTCTACTTCCATTCCAACAGCAATACGGCCAGAGACGGATTTAGGGCGTTTTACAAAGAAT TTTCATGTGGTGGAGAATATGACATTATGGATGAAGCAACGAACGTAATGACCTCGCCCAACTATCCCAACAACACTGAACATAACCTCAACTGCACATACACTTTTAAAGCACAGCCGGGATTCAGAATTGAACTTACTATGGAAGTGGACACAGAAGCTTGTTGTGACTACATTGAG GTGTACGACGGCAGAGAAAAGATTGGACGTTTGGCCGGCAAGATTCCCCACACAAACGTGGCATCAACTGGACAATTTCTAACACTAGTCTATATTTCAGACTCCACACTTCCGAGCAATGGTTTTCGGACGAGATACAGGCAAT TTTTACCTGGATGCGGCTTTACAAAGGTGGCAACAAACGATTACCAGAGTTTCAACTCACCGGGTTATCCAAGACAGTATTTAAGCAACATGAAATGTGACTGGGTATTTAGCGCATACGCAGACCAGCAGATCGTTCTAACTATCACTGAACTTGAAACAGAAGAATGCTGTGACTTTGTCCAG ATTTTTGATGGATTGAAAGTGATTGGAAAATTAAGTGGAACTCTTTCATCACCAATAACCCTGGTTTCAAATGGCAGGAATTTAAGAGTTCGATTATCCACTGATTCAGCAAATGAAGCTAAaggatttaaagcaaaatttaaactag GTGAAAACTGCGGAAGCGAAAAAAGCGCAACAATTCGAAGTACAAACACCCTATCTACACCAAACTACCCTGTCGATCATGCTGATAATCTGGATTGCTTGTGGACAGTCAAAGCACCAGATGGTTTACAAGTTCTGATTAACATAACAGAAGGCGAAACAGAAACTTGCTGTGACTACATACAG ATTATGGATGGGCTGAAACCACTTGGAAATGTTCGAGGCCAAATAAATACCGTTCAGTCTTTCACAAGTAGCAGTAATGTTGCAAGGGTTTATTTTCATTCCGATGACAGTGGCACAAGAGATGGTTTTCGAGCAAGTTATGCTGCAG TGTGCATCAAGTACATCAACGTCAACAGCACAATGCCTACAAGCTTTTCAAGTCCCAACTATCCTGGCCATTCCCCGCACAACACACGATGTAATTACTATTTCACTTCCGCGCCTGGAACAGCAATTGAACTAGCATTCTCTGAAATTGACACTGAAAACTGTTGTGACTATTTGGAG GTGTACAAAGATGACACAACTCAACGTTACAAAGGAAGTCCAACAGCGCCAACCATCCAGTCAACAAGCAACACAATCAGACTTTATTATTACACCGATTCGAGTGTTGGCAGCAAGGGGTTCCAACTCATGTACCGTCAAATCTAA
- the LOC143448879 gene encoding cubilin-like isoform X1 has product MKVLVITLLALACLSAVEGCRFQEELQSRRQRTKTQKTRWLRPYFAKCLSKKAGRMYKSWESIVDFVVLDSYWFHSTEADFCSPSYGNDHACCWKMNIERIFRPESTIKPLTIECIDEYASHIQQPTGGNAVGPVTEISCLHRNTTLRRQYEDCFTLSLQEEKDRQQFEVESVVAFVEDHWACDRSVPGSCSPKFNFTCHPASWLRRMTTFTEPNTPLRRILMDCNAKVFPGASAEECWHVLKANGTQTHVMTSQGYPKQLHDVDCSYEFQAQLGFTLEITVEVDIEECCDFLEVTSENDKLIAKLSGNVKRTFRSYPGESFIYMEYHTDENIGGKGFRASWRNVCEYKRVASARHYSPKLYPPFYGYASQDTLPTFDKELECTWVVTAPPGEQVLLVFEEIYMNTCCDKLTIHDGLIDLGSFALTNARGVPIRSQHGMLTLRYQTNSTVYGNGFLANYGTATRRAPCGNARNASDAWQHFSTCKLTKKGNKALRCFWQITASEGYAVVVNISSIVTAKPSVHRQKVQVFDGLSALQSFFNESHMYVSSKSNLAIQLLSHEWRTFGLRASYRQLPCNVTYNLTGSASMKLASPDYEGFPFNIYQRCTYTLHAQPGKKIRMTLKTFTKTGFVNIKSGHVNFGRVTGLQKSIHLTSSGSTLQLHYTAARAKTAKTRGFFATYRQFTPKCGTVLIANSSSQVFLSPGYPNMENTNCEWIITAATKMNVMLNLVDFEMDTTSALFVFDQMLSLGKYTGSGSNVTLVSSADVLRLRFRNKGSARGHRSFLATFNEVANAGWNARLVPGNMSGWSYMRCSSKHCSGEQDNFWNFQAGKYYKHVELIVTQASLQTSDSFLQIMDDTKIVAKLNGNHSFPQTIKSSTSVLRVYFHSIFGFPNNTFTAEVKTICVEDYAVGPSTQLIYFPDINSNKLIVDCKYNFITETGSRIELTVTDKTKIRNDIVKILEGNETLYSLEGYYQHSLSDQTSYYNATVRSTRNKLTLHRLTFIRSPSEGFVAQYKNV; this is encoded by the exons GTTGCCGATTCCAGGAAGAATTGCAATCGAGACGACAACGAACGAAAACACAGAAAACGAGGTGGCTGAGACCTTACTTCGCTAAATGTCTTTCAAAGAAG GCGGGTAGAATGTACAAGTCGTGGGAATCAATCGTTGATTTTGTGGTCTTGGATAGCTACTGGTTTCATTCCACAGAAGCAGATTTTTGCAG TCCATCTTATGGTAATGACCATGCGTGTTGTTGGAAAATGAACATTGAGCGTATCTTCCGACCAGAGTCAACGATAAAACCATTAACTATCGAATGTATTGATGAATACGCATCACACATACAGCAGCCAACTG GCGGAAATGCCGTCGGTCCTGTCACTGAAATAAGTTGTCTTCATAGAAATACAACACTCAGGCGCCAGTATGAAGATTGCTTCACACTTTCATTGCAAGAAGAGAAAGACAGGCAGCAGTTTGAAGTAGAATCTGTAGTTGCTTTTGTGGAAGATCACTGGGCATGTGACAG ATCGGTTCCTGGAAGTTGTTCTCCAAAGTTTAACTTCACGTGTCACCCCGCTTCCTGGCTTCGAAGAATGACGACCTTTACCGAGCCCAACACTCCTCTTCGTCGTATTTTGATGGATTGTAACGCAAAGGTATTCCCGGGCGCGTCTGCAG AGGAGTGCTGGCACGTGCTTAAAGCCAATGGAACACAAACTCATGTAATGACATCACAAGGTTATCCTAAGCAACTTCATGACGTTGATTGCTCCTACGAATTTCAAGCCCAGCTTGGCTTTACATTGGAGATCACTGTTGAAGTGGACATCGAAGAATGTTGTGATTTTCTTGAG GTTACTAGCGAAAACGATAAACTTATTGCAAAACTTTCGGGCAATGTGAAAAGAACGTTCAGGAGTTACCCCGGTGAAAGCTTCATCTACATGGAATATCATACTGATGAGAACATCGGAGGTAAAGGATTCCGAGCAAGCTGGAGAAATG TTTGCGAGTATAAACGTGTGGCTTCTGCACGCCATTACAGTCCAAAGTTGTATCCGCCTTTCTACGGGTACGCATCTCAAGACACACTGCCAACGTTCGACAAAGAACTGGAATGCACATGGGTTGTAACTGCACCACCTGGGGAACAAGTGCTTCTTGTGTTTGAAGAGATTTACATGAATACATGCTGCGACAAGCTAACA ATACACGACGGACTCATCGACCTGGGTAGTTTTGCATTGACAAACGCAAGAGGAGTTCCCATACGGTCTCAGCACGGGATGCTGACATTGCGGTACCAAACCAATTCTACCGTTTACGGAAACGGGTTTCTAGCAAACTATGGAACAG CAACACGACGAGCCCCATGTGGGAATGCACGCAATGCATCTGACGCATGGCAGCATTTTTCGACGTGTAAACTCACGAAGAAAGGTAACAAAGCTTTACGGTGTTTCTGGCAAATAACTGCAAGTGAAGGCTACGCGGTAGTAGTCAACATATCGTCCATTGTCACGGCAAAACCATCTGTCCACCGACAAAAAGTGCAG GTCTTTGATGGTTTATCCGCCCTACAAAGCTTTTTTAACGAAAGTCACATGTACGTGTCCAGCAAAAGCAATCTAGCCATTCAACTTTTATCCCATGAGTGGCGAACATTTGGATTAAGAGCCTCATACAGACAAC TTCCTTGCAACGTCACTTACAATCTCACCGGTTCCGCTTCGATGAAGCTTGCCTCGCCTGACTACGAAGGTTTTCCTTTCAATATTTACCAACGATGCACTTACACTTTGCACGCCCAACCTGGCAAGAAGATACGAATGACTTTGAAAACGTTTACTAAAACAGGATTTGTGAAT attaaaAGTGGTCACGTCAACTTTGGCCGCGTCACTGGTCTCCAGAAAAGCATACACTTGACTTCGAGCGGAAGCACGTTGCAACTGCATTACACTGCAGCCAGGGCAAAGACTGCAAAAACAAGAGGATTTTTCGCTACATACCGACAAT TCACGCCAAAGTGTGGGACAGTATTGATTGCCAATTCTTCTTCTCAAGTTTTCTTATCTCCTGGTTATCCGAACATGGAAAACACCAACTGTGAATGGATAATCACCGCAGCCACTAAGATGAATGTGATGCTTAATCTTGTTGATTTCGAAATGGATACGACCAGCGCCTTATTt GTTTTTGATCAGATGCTCAGTTTGGGAAAATACACTGGGTCAGGAAGTAACGTAACACTCGTATCATCAGCAGACGTTTTGAGATTACGATTTAGAAATAAAGGTTCTGCACGTGGTCACAGAAGTTTTCTCGCAACGTTCAACGAAG TTGCCAACGCTGGATGGAACGCTCGCCTAGTGCCTGGGAACATGAGCGGGTGGTCTTATATGCGCTGCTCATCGAAACATTGTAGCGGTGAACAAgacaacttttggaatttTCAGGCgggaaaatattacaaacaCGTTGAGCTAATTGTCACACAAGCAAGCTTACAAACTTCAGATAGCTTCTTGCAG ATTATGGATGATACCAAAATTGTGGCAAAATTAAACGGAAATCATAGTTTTCCACAAACAATCAAGTCTTCCACTTCCGTTCTTCGTGTGTACTTTCATTCGATTTTTGGTTTTCCAAACAACACCTTCACAGCAGAAGTGAAAACGA tttgtgTAGAAGACTACGCGGTCGGACCAAGCACGCAGCTAATCTACTTTCCCGACATAAACTCAAATAAGTTAATTGTCGACTGCAAGTATAATTTTATCACAGAAACCGGATCTAGAATTGAACTGACAGTAAcggataaaacaaaaataaggaACGACATCGTGaaa ATCTTAGAAGGCAATGAGACGTTGTATAGTCTGGAAGGATACTACCAACACAGTCTCTCTGACCAAACAAGCTACTACAACGCAACAGTACGGTCGACCCGAAACAAACTGACATTGCATCGATTGACTTTTATCCGTTCACCTTCTGAAGGCTTTGTAGCTCagtacaaaaatgtttaa